One window of the Catenulispora sp. MAP5-51 genome contains the following:
- the rimP gene encoding ribosome maturation factor RimP: MSTPRSGSPADRLQALLEPVVTAAGYDLEAVRVSQVARRRRVEVVVDSDDGVSLDAVSDITRVVSDVLDSPEGVAVMGEEPYVLEVGSPGTDRPLTQPKHWLRAKGRLVRAVLRDGGELTGRILDVDEDGVLLEVEVPGKKKGQPSTTQERRLAFAEVAKARVEIEFNRKDDDEADEADEDYEDDAAAIEDVDEDEEG, from the coding sequence ATGAGCACCCCCCGATCCGGATCCCCGGCGGACCGGTTGCAAGCGCTGCTGGAGCCGGTCGTCACCGCCGCCGGCTACGACCTGGAGGCGGTCCGCGTCTCGCAGGTGGCCCGGCGGCGCCGCGTCGAGGTCGTCGTCGACAGCGACGACGGTGTCTCCCTGGACGCGGTCTCCGACATCACCCGGGTGGTCTCCGACGTGCTCGACAGCCCGGAAGGCGTCGCGGTCATGGGCGAGGAGCCCTACGTGCTGGAGGTCGGCTCCCCGGGTACCGACCGGCCGCTGACCCAGCCCAAGCACTGGCTCCGGGCCAAGGGCCGGCTGGTGCGCGCGGTCCTGCGCGACGGCGGCGAGCTCACCGGCCGGATCCTGGACGTCGACGAGGACGGCGTGCTGCTGGAGGTCGAGGTGCCCGGCAAGAAGAAGGGGCAGCCGTCGACCACCCAGGAGCGGCGGCTGGCCTTCGCCGAGGTCGCCAAGGCGCGCGTGGAGATCGAGTTCAACCGCAAGGACGACGACGAGGCCGACGAGGCCGACGAGGACTACGAGGACGACGCCGCCGCCATCGAGGACGTCGACGAGGACGAGGAGGGCTGA
- the nusA gene encoding transcription termination factor NusA, whose amino-acid sequence MDIPTSALRDLEKDRGIPFEKLVEDIEAALLIAYKRTDGAKARARVQVDRGSGHVTVWAVEDIEDGTTREYDDTPNEFGRIASTTAKQVILQRLRDHEDEQTFGEFSGRKGDLITGVVQQGRDPRAVLVNIGKIEGTLPAAEQVPGEEYRHGERLKCYVVDVRRGQRGPQVTLSRTHPDLVKKLFALEVPEIAEGAVEITAIAREAGHRTKIAVRSHRAGVNAKGACIGPMGARVRNVMAELHGEKIDIVDWSEDPAEMVGNALSPARVSKVQVVDLDQRSARVIVPDFQLSLAIGKEGQNARLAARLTGWRIDIRSDAEPVTE is encoded by the coding sequence ATGGACATCCCCACGAGTGCATTGCGCGACCTGGAGAAGGACCGCGGGATCCCCTTCGAGAAGCTGGTCGAGGACATCGAGGCGGCGCTGCTGATCGCCTACAAGCGCACCGACGGCGCCAAGGCCCGGGCCCGGGTCCAGGTCGACCGGGGCAGCGGCCACGTCACCGTGTGGGCCGTGGAGGACATCGAGGACGGCACCACCCGGGAGTACGACGACACCCCGAACGAGTTCGGCCGCATCGCCTCCACCACCGCCAAGCAGGTGATCCTGCAGCGGCTGCGGGACCACGAGGACGAGCAGACCTTCGGGGAGTTCTCCGGCCGCAAGGGCGACCTGATCACCGGCGTGGTGCAGCAGGGCCGCGACCCGCGCGCGGTGCTGGTGAACATCGGCAAGATCGAGGGCACCCTCCCGGCCGCCGAGCAGGTCCCCGGCGAGGAGTACCGGCACGGCGAGCGCCTGAAGTGCTACGTGGTGGACGTCCGCCGCGGCCAGCGCGGCCCCCAGGTGACCCTCTCGCGCACGCACCCGGACCTGGTGAAGAAGCTGTTCGCGCTGGAGGTCCCGGAGATCGCCGAGGGCGCGGTGGAGATCACCGCGATCGCCCGCGAGGCCGGCCACCGCACCAAGATCGCGGTCCGCTCGCACCGCGCCGGGGTGAACGCCAAGGGCGCCTGCATCGGCCCGATGGGCGCGCGGGTGCGCAACGTGATGGCCGAGCTGCACGGCGAGAAGATCGACATCGTGGACTGGTCCGAGGACCCGGCCGAGATGGTCGGCAACGCGCTGTCCCCGGCCCGGGTGTCCAAGGTCCAGGTCGTCGACCTGGACCAGCGCAGCGCCCGGGTGATCGTGCCGGACTTCCAGCTCTCGCTGGCCATCGGCAAGGAGGGCCAGAACGCGCGGCTGGCGGCGCGGCTGACCGGCTGGCGGATCGACATCCGCTCGGACGCGGAGCCGGTGACGGAGTAG
- a CDS encoding SigE family RNA polymerase sigma factor: MGRWPALVRFAYGLTGDTGHAEDLAQITLSKAYASWGRVRRADDPDAYVRRILINAHHTRFRKRRVREMTGPHLPEPVTADGTDALDQRSDLIAALMELPPKQRAVVMLRYWDGLTETQAAAVLGCSVGNVKSQASRALAKLRTSPQLQDGSLPC, translated from the coding sequence ATCGGCCGCTGGCCGGCGCTGGTCCGGTTCGCCTACGGCCTCACCGGCGACACCGGCCACGCCGAGGACCTGGCCCAGATCACGCTGTCGAAGGCGTACGCGTCCTGGGGCCGGGTCCGGCGCGCCGACGATCCTGACGCCTACGTCCGCCGCATCTTGATCAACGCGCACCACACCCGGTTCCGCAAGCGCCGGGTCCGGGAGATGACCGGGCCGCACCTGCCCGAACCGGTGACCGCCGACGGCACCGACGCCCTGGACCAGCGCAGCGACCTGATAGCGGCGCTCATGGAGCTGCCCCCGAAACAGCGCGCGGTGGTGATGCTGCGCTACTGGGACGGACTGACCGAGACCCAGGCCGCGGCGGTGCTCGGCTGCTCGGTCGGCAACGTCAAGAGCCAGGCCTCGCGCGCTCTGGCCAAGCTCCGCACCAGCCCTCAGCTCCAGGACGGGAGCCTGCCATGCTGA
- a CDS encoding heme-binding protein, giving the protein MSTLNIETTTRIVAAGQEAAAGIGVAMSIAIVDTAGNLVAFQRMDGAWLGSVDLAQRKARTSALFPMPSAVLGEMSQPGGPIYGIEATNGGLVSFGGGLPLAAADGTVIGAVGVSGGLVDQDVSVAEAVAKAV; this is encoded by the coding sequence ATGAGCACTCTGAACATCGAAACCACCACCCGCATCGTCGCCGCCGGCCAGGAGGCCGCCGCCGGGATCGGCGTCGCCATGAGCATCGCGATCGTCGACACCGCCGGAAACCTCGTGGCCTTCCAGCGCATGGACGGAGCCTGGCTGGGCTCCGTCGACCTCGCCCAGCGCAAGGCGCGGACCTCCGCGCTGTTCCCGATGCCGAGCGCCGTCCTCGGCGAGATGTCCCAGCCCGGCGGCCCGATCTACGGCATCGAGGCCACCAACGGCGGCCTGGTGTCCTTCGGCGGCGGCCTGCCGCTGGCCGCCGCCGACGGCACAGTCATCGGCGCGGTCGGCGTCTCCGGTGGTCTGGTGGACCAGGACGTCTCCGTCGCCGAGGCGGTCGCCAAGGCGGTCTGA
- a CDS encoding helix-turn-helix transcriptional regulator: MSELGDFLKSKRAAVAPESVGLPAVGNPRRVRGLRREEVAQLAAMSVDHYTRLEQGRVTTASDSVLNGIAMALRLTEAERTYLGILAQPPTRPRSTAAEPAGGTVVGPLVWHLLDAMRDVPALVIDPRGDIVGWNALAVALYFDFAEMPPRERNMIRMLFLEPRVRGMHRNWEEVASVSVARMRMSVGLMPGDRRMAELVSELLDRDPDFRRWWGGHEVRATDTFRKSFDHPVVGPMLLDWQALSVAADPDLTMIVFTAPPGSPTADSLRMLASWAAG; the protein is encoded by the coding sequence GTGAGCGAGCTTGGTGATTTCCTCAAGTCGAAGCGTGCGGCTGTCGCGCCGGAGTCCGTGGGCCTGCCCGCGGTCGGGAACCCGCGGCGCGTGCGCGGGCTGCGCCGGGAGGAGGTGGCCCAGCTCGCGGCCATGAGCGTGGACCACTACACGCGCTTGGAGCAGGGCCGCGTCACCACGGCCTCGGACAGCGTGCTGAACGGCATCGCCATGGCGCTGCGCCTGACCGAGGCCGAGCGCACCTACCTGGGGATCCTGGCGCAGCCGCCGACGCGTCCCCGGAGCACCGCCGCCGAACCGGCCGGCGGCACCGTCGTCGGCCCGCTGGTGTGGCACCTGCTGGACGCCATGCGGGACGTTCCGGCCCTGGTCATCGACCCGCGGGGGGACATCGTCGGCTGGAACGCGCTCGCCGTGGCGCTCTACTTCGACTTCGCCGAGATGCCGCCGCGCGAGCGGAACATGATCCGCATGCTGTTCCTGGAGCCGCGGGTCCGGGGCATGCACCGCAACTGGGAGGAGGTCGCCTCGGTCAGCGTTGCGCGGATGCGCATGAGCGTCGGCCTGATGCCGGGCGACCGCCGCATGGCGGAGCTGGTGAGCGAGCTGCTGGACCGCGACCCGGACTTCCGCCGCTGGTGGGGCGGCCACGAGGTGCGCGCCACGGATACTTTCCGCAAGAGCTTCGACCATCCGGTGGTCGGCCCGATGCTGCTGGACTGGCAGGCGCTGTCGGTCGCGGCCGATCCGGACCTGACGATGATCGTCTTCACCGCGCCGCCCGGGAGTCCGACCGCGGACTCGCTGCGGATGCTGGCTTCCTGGGCCGCGGGCTGA
- a CDS encoding dihydrofolate reductase family protein: MSKVVMADAVSLDGFLATDQDQVGPLHDFYFNGDTPVTAGNQPMSFKASAVSASYLDAQWSRIGAMVIGRRLFDITNGWNGVPVAGDRVFVVTHSVPTDWELLGAAPFTFVTDGVASAIAQAKEVAGPDRDVSLNGGDVGGQAFAAGLVDELDVALVPVVFGSGKRFFGDYADGQMLLDDPTTVVQGDRVTHLHYTVRKTVHEDEVRTDGDG; encoded by the coding sequence ATGAGCAAGGTCGTCATGGCCGACGCGGTCTCGCTGGACGGGTTCCTGGCGACCGACCAGGACCAGGTCGGACCGCTGCACGATTTCTACTTCAACGGCGACACCCCCGTCACCGCGGGGAACCAGCCCATGTCGTTCAAGGCCTCGGCGGTCTCGGCCAGCTACCTGGACGCCCAGTGGTCCCGCATCGGCGCGATGGTCATCGGCCGCCGGCTGTTCGACATCACCAACGGCTGGAACGGCGTCCCGGTGGCCGGCGACCGGGTGTTCGTGGTGACGCACAGCGTCCCCACCGACTGGGAGCTCCTCGGCGCGGCCCCGTTCACCTTCGTGACCGACGGCGTCGCCAGCGCCATCGCGCAGGCGAAGGAGGTCGCCGGCCCCGACCGGGACGTCTCCCTCAACGGCGGCGACGTCGGCGGCCAGGCCTTCGCGGCCGGGCTGGTCGACGAGCTGGACGTGGCGCTGGTCCCGGTGGTCTTCGGCTCCGGGAAGCGGTTCTTCGGCGACTACGCCGACGGCCAGATGCTGCTCGACGATCCGACGACGGTGGTGCAGGGCGACCGGGTCACGCACCTGCACTACACGGTGCGCAAGACGGTGCATGAGGACGAAGTGCGCACGGACGGAGACGGCTGA
- a CDS encoding SRPBCC family protein: MSTNPTNPTTIEAPEGTPFLDVTRDFDATPAQLFRAYTNPKLVAQWLGPRDLEMDIEEYDARPGGSYRYIHHGGHLGDRRAGFHGVFHTVEADRLIIQTFEYEGVPDEVKLDICRFTEVEGGTRVTTHSVFPSMQTREGALASGMAHGIEESMARLTELLARGV; the protein is encoded by the coding sequence ATGAGCACCAATCCCACCAATCCCACGACCATCGAGGCCCCCGAGGGCACCCCGTTCCTGGACGTGACCCGCGACTTCGACGCCACCCCGGCGCAGCTGTTCCGCGCGTACACCAACCCGAAGCTGGTCGCCCAGTGGCTGGGCCCGCGCGACCTGGAGATGGACATCGAGGAGTACGACGCGCGCCCAGGCGGCAGCTACCGCTACATCCACCACGGCGGCCACCTCGGCGACCGGCGCGCCGGGTTCCACGGCGTGTTCCACACGGTGGAGGCCGACCGGCTGATCATCCAGACCTTCGAGTACGAGGGCGTGCCGGACGAGGTGAAGCTCGACATCTGCCGGTTCACCGAGGTGGAGGGCGGGACCCGGGTGACGACGCACTCGGTGTTCCCCTCGATGCAGACCCGTGAAGGTGCGCTGGCGTCCGGAATGGCGCACGGTATCGAGGAGTCGATGGCGCGGCTGACCGAGCTGCTGGCCCGGGGAGTGTGA
- a CDS encoding ArsR/SmtB family transcription factor — protein sequence MVDDETALDRAFTALGDPVRRAIIARLSRGEATVNELADLFPITKQAVSRHIGVLEDAGLITRSRDGQRRPCHLDPAALEALTSWIDGYRLAAESRFRKLDAVLEALKEEEGR from the coding sequence ATGGTTGACGACGAAACGGCCCTGGACCGGGCGTTTACCGCGCTGGGCGACCCGGTGCGCCGGGCGATCATCGCGCGGCTGTCCCGCGGCGAGGCCACCGTGAACGAACTCGCGGACCTGTTCCCGATCACCAAGCAGGCGGTCTCCCGGCACATCGGGGTCCTGGAGGACGCCGGCCTGATCACCCGCAGCCGCGACGGCCAGCGCCGGCCCTGCCACCTGGACCCCGCAGCCCTGGAGGCGCTGACGAGCTGGATCGACGGCTATCGGCTGGCCGCCGAGAGCCGCTTCCGCAAGCTCGACGCAGTCCTGGAAGCACTGAAAGAGGAGGAAGGACGATGA
- a CDS encoding YlxR family protein, whose protein sequence is MGCRAKAAKTELLRVVAVEGAVVPDLRGRSPGRGAHLHPDPGCLALAEKRRAFPRALRVDGPLETTEVRALLESS, encoded by the coding sequence GTGGGTTGCAGGGCAAAAGCGGCGAAGACGGAGCTGCTGCGTGTCGTGGCGGTCGAGGGCGCTGTCGTCCCCGACCTGCGAGGGCGGTCGCCCGGACGTGGAGCCCATCTCCACCCCGATCCGGGATGCCTGGCCCTCGCCGAGAAGCGGCGGGCGTTCCCGCGGGCGCTGCGGGTCGATGGTCCGTTGGAAACAACGGAGGTCCGCGCGTTGTTGGAAAGCAGCTGA
- the infB gene encoding translation initiation factor IF-2 yields the protein MAKVRVYELAKELGVESKVVMAKLQDLGEFVRSASSTVEAPVVRKLIDSIQQGESGGAKGGAARSAASGQSAPAAKSAATSSTPRPGGAPKPGPRPGPVAPKPGPAVPAQAQAAAAAASPVAETPAPAAPEAPAAPAEASPAATSPAAPSPAPTRPASSPNRPNQGQGQGGQGQGAGGAIPPRQSPSAGGSIPGRPGPRPGTPGAPGQRPGGDRDRDRDRGDRGDRGDRGQRPAPGGARPGPAGAQRPGQGQGQGQGNRPGAPTPGPRPAGPRPGNNPFTSSGSTGMQQPPRPAPRPGPPTGSTGGGDGGPRPGMPPRPGGVPGAPRPNPGMMPGRAAPRPGAGQGRPGGPRPGAPAGGPGGRSGGPRPGAPAGGPGARPGGGGGGGGYGAPRPGGGAPGGGGGGGYGGRPGGGGGYGRGGRAGGGGTAGAFGRPGGRPGRGRKSKKQRRQEFDNMQAPSLGGTMLPRGNGQTIRLPRGASLVDFAERINANPASLVQVMFHLGEMVTATQSVSDDVFELLGQELGFTVQIVSPEEEDRVLLESFDIDFGENEGGEDDLRVRPPVVTVMGHVDHGKTRLLDAIRKTNVIEGEAGGITQHIGAYQVVAEVAGNERAITFIDTPGHEAFTAMRARGAKATDIAILVVAADDGVMPQTIEALNHAQAADVPIVVAVNKIDKEGADPTKVRGQLTEYGLVAEEYGGETMFVDISAREGLNIDQLLEAVVLTADASLDLRANPDMDAQGVAIEANLDRGRGAVATVLVQRGTLRVGDSMVVGDAYGRVRAMMDDNGENVTEAGPSRPVQVLGLTSVPGAGDTFLVVEEDRVARQIAERRATRERNAAMARSRKRVSIEDWENVIKAGEVQQLNIIIKGDGAGSVEALEDSLLKLDVGDEVDLRVVHRGVGSITESDVDLAMASDAVILGFNVRPDGRAKTKADREGVEIRFYSVIYQAIEEIEAALKGMLKPEFEEVQLGTAEIRAIFRSSKIGNIAGCMVQDGVIRRNSKARLIRGGSVVADNLTIVGLRREKDDATEVREGFECGINLGSYNDIKEGDIVETFEMREKPRA from the coding sequence GTGGCCAAGGTCCGGGTCTATGAACTCGCCAAGGAACTCGGAGTAGAGAGCAAGGTCGTGATGGCCAAGCTCCAAGATCTGGGTGAGTTCGTCCGCTCGGCGTCCTCCACAGTAGAGGCGCCGGTCGTCCGTAAACTGATCGACAGCATCCAGCAAGGTGAATCCGGCGGCGCCAAGGGCGGCGCCGCGAGGTCGGCCGCCTCCGGGCAGTCGGCCCCCGCCGCGAAGTCCGCGGCCACCTCGAGCACCCCGCGTCCCGGCGGTGCCCCCAAGCCCGGTCCGCGCCCCGGCCCGGTCGCGCCCAAGCCCGGCCCCGCGGTCCCCGCGCAGGCCCAGGCGGCGGCAGCGGCTGCGAGCCCGGTGGCCGAGACCCCCGCGCCGGCCGCCCCCGAGGCTCCGGCCGCTCCGGCCGAGGCCAGCCCGGCCGCGACCAGCCCGGCGGCTCCGTCCCCGGCGCCCACGCGCCCGGCGTCCTCGCCGAACCGCCCGAACCAGGGTCAGGGCCAGGGCGGCCAGGGTCAGGGTGCCGGCGGGGCGATCCCGCCGCGCCAGTCCCCGTCCGCCGGCGGCAGCATCCCGGGTCGCCCGGGTCCGCGCCCCGGTACGCCCGGCGCCCCCGGACAGCGTCCCGGCGGCGACCGTGACCGTGACCGTGATCGCGGTGACCGCGGCGACCGCGGTGATCGCGGCCAGCGCCCGGCGCCCGGCGGTGCCCGTCCGGGTCCGGCCGGCGCCCAGCGTCCCGGTCAGGGCCAGGGTCAGGGCCAGGGCAACCGTCCCGGCGCCCCGACCCCGGGTCCGCGTCCGGCCGGTCCGCGTCCCGGCAACAACCCGTTCACGTCCTCCGGCTCGACCGGCATGCAGCAGCCCCCGCGGCCCGCGCCGCGTCCGGGCCCGCCGACCGGCTCCACCGGCGGCGGCGACGGCGGCCCGCGTCCGGGCATGCCGCCGCGTCCCGGCGGCGTCCCCGGCGCCCCGCGTCCGAACCCGGGCATGATGCCCGGCCGTGCCGCGCCGCGTCCCGGCGCCGGTCAGGGCCGCCCCGGCGGTCCCCGTCCGGGTGCTCCGGCCGGCGGTCCCGGCGGCCGCTCCGGCGGTCCGCGCCCCGGCGCTCCGGCCGGCGGTCCCGGTGCCCGTCCCGGCGGCGGTGGCGGTGGCGGCGGTTACGGCGCCCCGCGTCCCGGCGGCGGTGCTCCCGGCGGCGGCGGTGGCGGCGGCTACGGCGGCCGTCCCGGCGGCGGTGGCGGCTACGGCCGCGGCGGCCGTGCCGGCGGCGGCGGTACCGCGGGTGCCTTCGGCCGTCCCGGCGGTCGTCCGGGCCGCGGTCGCAAGTCCAAGAAGCAGCGGCGTCAAGAGTTCGACAACATGCAGGCGCCGTCGCTCGGCGGCACGATGCTGCCCCGCGGCAACGGGCAGACCATCCGCCTGCCCCGCGGCGCCTCGCTGGTCGACTTCGCCGAGCGCATCAACGCCAACCCGGCGTCCCTGGTGCAGGTGATGTTCCACCTCGGCGAGATGGTGACGGCGACGCAGTCGGTCTCCGACGACGTCTTCGAACTGCTCGGCCAGGAGCTCGGCTTCACCGTGCAGATCGTCTCGCCGGAGGAGGAGGACCGCGTACTGCTGGAGTCCTTCGACATCGACTTCGGCGAGAACGAGGGCGGCGAGGACGACCTGCGCGTGCGTCCGCCGGTCGTGACCGTCATGGGTCACGTCGACCACGGTAAGACGCGCCTGCTGGACGCCATCCGCAAGACCAACGTCATCGAGGGCGAGGCCGGCGGCATCACCCAGCACATCGGCGCCTACCAGGTGGTCGCCGAGGTCGCGGGCAACGAGCGGGCCATCACCTTCATCGACACCCCCGGTCACGAGGCGTTCACCGCCATGCGTGCCCGCGGTGCCAAGGCCACCGACATCGCGATCCTGGTGGTCGCGGCGGACGACGGCGTGATGCCCCAGACGATCGAGGCGCTGAACCACGCCCAGGCGGCCGACGTGCCGATCGTGGTCGCGGTCAACAAGATCGACAAGGAGGGCGCCGACCCGACGAAGGTGCGCGGCCAGCTCACCGAGTACGGGCTGGTGGCCGAGGAGTACGGCGGCGAGACCATGTTCGTCGACATCTCCGCCCGGGAGGGCCTGAACATCGACCAGCTGCTGGAGGCGGTCGTGCTGACCGCCGACGCCTCGCTGGACCTGCGGGCCAACCCGGACATGGACGCCCAGGGCGTGGCGATCGAGGCCAACCTCGACCGCGGCCGCGGCGCCGTGGCCACGGTGCTGGTGCAGCGCGGCACGCTGCGCGTGGGCGACTCGATGGTCGTGGGCGACGCCTACGGCCGGGTGCGCGCCATGATGGACGACAACGGTGAGAACGTCACCGAGGCCGGGCCCTCGCGTCCGGTCCAGGTGCTCGGTCTGACCAGCGTCCCGGGCGCCGGCGACACCTTCCTGGTGGTCGAGGAGGACCGCGTGGCCCGGCAGATCGCCGAGCGCCGCGCGACCCGCGAGCGGAACGCGGCCATGGCCCGCTCCCGCAAGCGCGTCTCCATCGAGGACTGGGAGAACGTCATCAAGGCCGGCGAGGTCCAGCAGCTCAACATCATCATCAAGGGTGATGGTGCGGGCTCGGTGGAGGCCCTGGAGGACTCCCTGCTCAAGCTGGACGTCGGCGACGAGGTCGACCTGCGCGTCGTGCACCGCGGCGTCGGTTCCATCACCGAGTCCGACGTGGACCTGGCGATGGCCTCCGACGCGGTCATCCTGGGCTTCAACGTCCGACCCGACGGTCGGGCGAAGACCAAGGCCGACCGCGAGGGCGTCGAGATCCGCTTCTACTCGGTCATCTACCAGGCGATCGAGGAGATCGAGGCGGCCCTGAAGGGCATGCTGAAGCCGGAGTTCGAGGAAGTGCAGCTCGGCACCGCCGAGATCCGCGCGATCTTCCGCTCCAGCAAGATCGGCAACATCGCCGGCTGCATGGTCCAGGACGGGGTCATCCGGCGGAACTCCAAGGCGCGCCTCATCCGGGGCGGGTCCGTGGTCGCCGACAACCTCACGATCGTCGGGCTGCGGCGCGAGAAGGATGACGCCACCGAGGTCCGCGAGGGCTTCGAGTGCGGTATCAACCTCGGGTCGTACAACGACATCAAGGAGGGCGACATCGTCGAGACCTTCGAGATGCGTGAGAAGCCGCGCGCCTAG
- a CDS encoding DUF503 domain-containing protein, producing the protein MTLDILLGDVHSLKEKRGIVKPILAELDRRAGVGAAETGHLDLHRRAEIGVAVVAATAARVNEVLDDLEGAVAWRPEIELLSARRRLRSDEDD; encoded by the coding sequence ATGACCCTCGACATCCTCCTCGGCGACGTGCATTCGCTGAAGGAGAAGCGCGGGATCGTGAAGCCGATCCTGGCCGAGTTGGACCGGCGCGCCGGAGTCGGCGCCGCCGAGACCGGCCATCTAGATCTCCACCGCCGCGCCGAGATCGGCGTCGCGGTGGTCGCGGCCACGGCCGCACGAGTGAATGAAGTCCTGGACGATCTCGAGGGCGCCGTAGCGTGGCGTCCGGAGATCGAGCTGCTCAGCGCCCGAAGACGGCTGCGCAGTGATGAGGACGACTAG
- the rbfA gene encoding 30S ribosome-binding factor RbfA: MANNGTRAAKLADRIRVIVAETLKNRVKDPRLGFVTITDVRITGDLRDATVFYTVYGSEEERAESTAALESAKGILRTEVGRQTGVKHTPSLTFIADAIPEGARNIEDLLAKVAVSDAAVRDTAATAAYAGEPDPYRAPRADEDFDDEDEDA; this comes from the coding sequence ATGGCGAACAACGGAACGCGCGCCGCGAAGCTGGCCGACCGGATCCGGGTGATCGTCGCCGAGACCCTCAAAAACCGGGTCAAGGACCCCCGGCTCGGATTCGTCACGATCACCGACGTGCGCATCACCGGCGACCTGCGCGACGCCACGGTGTTCTACACCGTCTACGGCAGCGAGGAGGAGCGGGCCGAGTCCACGGCCGCGCTGGAGTCGGCCAAGGGCATCCTGCGCACCGAGGTGGGCCGGCAGACCGGCGTGAAGCACACGCCGTCGCTGACCTTCATCGCCGACGCCATCCCCGAGGGCGCCCGGAACATCGAGGACCTGCTGGCCAAGGTCGCGGTGTCCGACGCCGCGGTCCGGGACACGGCGGCCACCGCGGCCTACGCCGGCGAGCCGGACCCCTACCGGGCCCCGCGCGCCGACGAGGACTTCGACGACGAGGACGAGGACGCCTGA
- the truB gene encoding tRNA pseudouridine(55) synthase TruB: protein MGKRTKADDGPGGLVIVDKPAGWTSHDVVGRVRRLARTRRVGHAGTLDPMATGVLVVGVEKTTRLLGHLALTRKTYETTIRLGQSTITDDAEGEVTDSADAANVSDDTIRGAIPSFTGEIMQRPSAVSAIKVDGVRSYKRVREGETVELAARPVTIHRFDVLAIRRQGALVDVDAIVECSSGTYIRALARDLGATLGVGGHLTMLRRTAVGPYGLALAHPLAELTDLVDGGGELPVVPLEVAARAAFPARDVGAEEAGAVAHGGFLEASGRPGEPVAVFGPDGRFLALYEDLPSGKKAKPVAVFI from the coding sequence GTGGGCAAGCGCACGAAGGCCGACGACGGCCCCGGCGGTCTGGTGATCGTCGACAAGCCGGCCGGCTGGACCTCGCACGACGTGGTGGGCCGGGTGCGGCGGCTGGCGCGCACCCGGCGCGTCGGCCACGCCGGCACGCTGGACCCGATGGCCACTGGCGTGCTCGTGGTGGGCGTGGAGAAGACCACGCGGCTGCTGGGCCACCTGGCCCTGACCCGCAAGACCTACGAGACCACCATCCGCCTGGGCCAGAGCACGATCACCGACGACGCCGAGGGCGAGGTGACCGACAGCGCCGACGCCGCGAACGTGTCAGATGACACGATCCGTGGCGCGATTCCGTCGTTCACCGGCGAGATCATGCAGCGTCCGTCGGCGGTGTCGGCGATCAAGGTGGACGGCGTCCGGTCCTACAAGCGGGTCCGCGAGGGCGAGACGGTGGAACTGGCCGCGCGGCCGGTGACCATCCACCGCTTCGACGTCCTCGCGATCCGACGGCAGGGCGCACTGGTCGATGTGGACGCCATAGTCGAGTGCTCGTCGGGCACCTACATCCGGGCTCTGGCCCGCGACCTCGGCGCGACGCTCGGCGTCGGCGGGCATCTCACGATGCTGCGGCGCACCGCGGTCGGCCCCTACGGACTGGCCCTGGCGCACCCGCTGGCCGAGCTGACCGACCTGGTGGACGGCGGCGGGGAGCTGCCGGTCGTGCCGCTGGAGGTGGCCGCGCGGGCGGCCTTCCCGGCGCGGGACGTCGGCGCCGAGGAGGCCGGTGCGGTGGCGCACGGCGGATTCCTGGAGGCCTCCGGGCGCCCGGGGGAGCCGGTGGCCGTGTTCGGTCCGGACGGGCGGTTCCTCGCGCTGTACGAGGATCTGCCGAGCGGGAAGAAGGCCAAGCCGGTCGCGGTCTTCATCTGA